One Streptomyces hundungensis DNA segment encodes these proteins:
- a CDS encoding uridine kinase family protein, whose translation MTSTPPSGAAVTELAALLRELPPSCGPVRLIGVDGHAGSGKSTFAARLAGALGGAPVLHLDDLATHEEFFGWTRRLRLQVLDPLERGEAARYDPYDWEERRFGDPRVLKPAPVVLVEGVGAGRRALRPALALLVWMERDAADSWVRGRDRDGIGLSAFWDDWTQAEVRHFTEDPSRPFADALVHQVPEGYEWLPGPRATARTTHLLTERDDLTPPP comes from the coding sequence ATGACCAGCACGCCCCCCTCCGGCGCCGCCGTGACCGAACTGGCCGCCCTGCTACGGGAGTTGCCGCCGTCCTGCGGCCCGGTGCGGCTGATCGGGGTGGACGGGCACGCGGGTTCCGGCAAATCGACGTTCGCGGCCCGGCTCGCGGGGGCCCTCGGCGGGGCGCCGGTGCTGCACCTGGACGATCTCGCCACCCATGAGGAGTTCTTCGGCTGGACGCGGCGACTGCGGCTCCAGGTGCTCGACCCATTGGAACGCGGGGAGGCGGCCCGGTACGACCCGTACGACTGGGAGGAGCGGCGCTTCGGGGACCCGCGCGTCCTTAAGCCGGCGCCGGTGGTCCTCGTCGAGGGCGTCGGCGCCGGCCGGCGTGCCCTGCGCCCGGCGCTCGCCCTGCTCGTCTGGATGGAACGCGACGCGGCGGACTCCTGGGTACGGGGCCGGGACCGGGACGGAATCGGACTCTCCGCCTTCTGGGACGACTGGACGCAGGCGGAGGTACGCCATTTCACCGAGGACCCGTCGAGACCTTTCGCCGACGCCCTGGTGCACCAGGTGCCAGAGGGATACGAGTGGCTCCCGGGGCCCCGTGCGACAGCCCGTACGACCCATTTGCTCACCGAGCGTGACGACCTCACCCCACCGCCCTGA
- a CDS encoding peptidase C39 family protein yields MTSSTPRRTVLAAAVAVAAGAVVTASGGPAAAVGGASRPKQGQQLVDNQAWTSHAQWRSGTANGVRAEGGPRPGIVIAHPAGTTVYTDPHTNKTATWEYASWTSPEHHCAVPATEAVAHWNAHTPAGTWIQIELLGTYSDGSATPAYVMGRWTAGDGEDDIRRTSVDGQGDGRSSISTDTFAIDAPAGGLRLASYRLRVTLYRPLGSRLTPTVWRLGAMASDIPDRFTVDASTPAYAGELEVPSYSQEIHKGQYPQYDNGGEAWCSPTSSQMIIEHWGREPDPADLAWVDPSYRDPQVCQAARQTYDYQYKGCGNWPFNAAYAATYRELSAVVTRLGSLNDVETLVRAGIPAITSQSFLASELTGAGYGTSGHLMTVIGFTEDGDVIAHDPAAPDDPAVRRVYRRREFENIWLRTKRHNASGNVASGTGGICYLYWPAHPSPKQRKALAAVGIR; encoded by the coding sequence GTGACCAGCTCCACCCCCCGCAGAACCGTCCTCGCCGCGGCCGTCGCCGTCGCGGCGGGTGCCGTCGTGACCGCGTCCGGCGGACCGGCGGCCGCCGTGGGCGGCGCCTCCCGACCGAAGCAGGGCCAGCAGCTCGTGGACAACCAGGCCTGGACGTCGCACGCCCAGTGGCGCTCCGGCACCGCGAACGGGGTGCGTGCCGAAGGGGGCCCGCGCCCCGGCATCGTCATCGCCCACCCCGCCGGAACCACCGTCTACACCGACCCGCACACCAACAAGACCGCCACCTGGGAGTACGCGAGCTGGACCTCGCCCGAGCACCACTGCGCGGTCCCCGCCACCGAGGCCGTCGCCCACTGGAACGCGCACACCCCGGCCGGCACCTGGATCCAGATCGAACTGCTCGGCACGTACAGCGACGGCTCCGCCACCCCGGCGTACGTCATGGGCCGCTGGACGGCGGGCGACGGCGAGGACGACATCCGGCGCACCTCCGTCGACGGCCAGGGCGACGGCAGAAGCTCCATCTCGACGGACACCTTCGCCATCGACGCCCCGGCCGGTGGCCTGCGCCTCGCCTCCTATCGGCTGCGGGTCACCCTTTACCGGCCCCTGGGCAGCCGGCTCACGCCGACCGTGTGGCGGCTCGGCGCGATGGCCTCCGACATCCCGGACCGCTTCACGGTGGACGCCTCGACCCCCGCCTACGCGGGCGAGCTGGAGGTGCCGAGCTACTCGCAGGAGATCCACAAGGGGCAGTACCCGCAGTACGACAACGGCGGCGAGGCCTGGTGCAGCCCCACCTCCTCGCAGATGATCATCGAGCACTGGGGGCGCGAGCCGGACCCGGCCGACCTCGCGTGGGTCGACCCCTCCTACCGTGACCCGCAGGTCTGCCAGGCCGCCCGCCAGACGTACGACTACCAGTACAAGGGCTGCGGCAACTGGCCGTTCAACGCCGCCTACGCCGCCACCTACCGGGAGCTGAGCGCCGTGGTGACGAGGCTGGGCTCGCTGAACGACGTGGAGACGCTGGTCCGGGCCGGCATCCCGGCCATAACGTCCCAGTCCTTCCTGGCGTCCGAGCTGACCGGCGCGGGGTACGGGACCTCGGGGCACCTCATGACGGTGATCGGCTTCACCGAGGACGGCGACGTGATCGCCCACGACCCGGCCGCGCCGGACGACCCGGCCGTGCGCCGCGTCTACCGCCGGCGCGAATTCGAGAACATCTGGCTGCGGACCAAGCGCCACAACGCGAGCGGAAACGTGGCGTCCGGCACAGGAGGCATCTGCTACCTGTACTGGCCCGCACACCCCTCGCCCAAGCAGCGCAAGGCCCTCGCGGCCGTCGGCATCCGCTGA
- a CDS encoding SCO1431 family membrane protein, whose protein sequence is MTLPATTLDDPRALAELRARTGGPKDVGPKILEHVLGWTLVVVIAMLVTQTGLL, encoded by the coding sequence ATGACCCTGCCTGCCACCACCCTCGACGACCCGCGCGCCCTGGCCGAGCTCCGCGCCCGCACCGGCGGCCCCAAGGACGTCGGCCCCAAGATCCTCGAACACGTCCTGGGCTGGACGCTCGTGGTGGTCATCGCCATGCTGGTCACCCAGACCGGCCTGCTGTAG
- a CDS encoding DUF6114 domain-containing protein — protein MRFGWLDERLPLPDARRTLRGWRRTRPFWAGLFLLLGGVELLVVPLSPLTILVSLGLGGIAAIGIGLALAVAGLFLWFLPHTRHYVSINALILSVLSFAATNLGGFLIGMALGITGSAMGFAWTPHEEAGPRVAGVRTQRTLAAALPVALLVTLGGRPAEQPSEPRGITAPAVPPTVTTTRFSPHGFLLAGVTTVPTARGPRKAMVLRMTSASLTDYRLHTRDGHDELALGARSLDLKGRVTLYLTKFSGCLEGLLCVTFDPDTLPVPPVVPPFVFMTDVTAEQALVTSDSITANGLTLGAS, from the coding sequence GTGCGGTTCGGGTGGCTGGACGAACGGCTGCCGCTGCCCGATGCGCGGCGGACGCTGCGCGGCTGGCGGCGGACCCGGCCGTTCTGGGCGGGCCTGTTCCTGCTCCTCGGCGGCGTCGAACTGCTCGTGGTGCCGCTGTCGCCCCTGACCATCCTGGTCAGCCTCGGCCTCGGCGGCATAGCGGCGATCGGCATCGGTCTCGCGCTCGCCGTCGCCGGCCTCTTCCTCTGGTTCCTGCCGCACACCCGCCACTATGTGTCCATCAACGCGCTGATCCTTTCGGTGCTCTCGTTCGCGGCCACCAACCTGGGCGGGTTCCTGATCGGGATGGCCCTCGGCATCACGGGCAGCGCGATGGGCTTCGCCTGGACGCCCCACGAGGAGGCGGGCCCCCGGGTGGCGGGCGTCCGCACCCAGCGCACCCTGGCCGCCGCCCTGCCCGTGGCCCTGCTCGTCACGCTCGGCGGGCGCCCCGCGGAGCAGCCGTCGGAGCCTCGCGGGATCACCGCCCCGGCCGTACCGCCCACGGTCACCACGACCCGCTTCTCGCCCCACGGCTTCCTGCTGGCGGGCGTGACGACCGTGCCGACCGCGCGCGGACCCCGCAAGGCCATGGTCCTGAGGATGACCTCGGCCTCGCTCACCGACTACCGCCTCCACACCCGGGACGGACACGACGAACTGGCCCTCGGCGCACGCTCGTTGGACCTGAAAGGACGGGTGACGCTCTATCTCACCAAGTTCAGCGGCTGCCTCGAAGGGCTGCTCTGCGTCACCTTCGACCCCGACACGCTTCCGGTGCCGCCGGTCGTCCCGCCGTTCGTCTTCATGACCGATGTGACGGCCGAACAGGCCCTGGTCACCTCGGACTCGATCACCGCGAACGGGCTGACCCTCGGGGCCTCGTGA
- a CDS encoding DUF6230 family protein — translation MSAAARPLAEGRTAWKKTAVVALPAVVAVGIMAHVMAEGALAASFAVSGTSFQVSSGKLTSSGLSSFVQTDKSIDGKGHPVALLGIGDAKLSDICQSAEVGTPVGTVVFKLTAGGDAGEVTASSLVIDGEDLVGDARFGTAEIGRDASTLDAVKGVQGEKGKFGLQAGDIEVAGVRSHAWSATGGNFRLKGMKVDVSLGGKKCF, via the coding sequence GTGAGCGCAGCCGCACGGCCGTTGGCCGAGGGAAGAACAGCCTGGAAGAAGACGGCGGTCGTCGCGCTGCCGGCGGTCGTCGCGGTCGGGATCATGGCCCATGTGATGGCCGAGGGCGCGCTCGCCGCGTCGTTCGCGGTCTCCGGGACCAGCTTCCAGGTCTCGTCGGGGAAGCTGACCAGCTCGGGGCTGTCCTCGTTCGTCCAGACGGACAAGTCGATCGACGGGAAGGGCCACCCGGTGGCGCTGCTCGGCATCGGTGACGCCAAGCTCAGCGACATCTGCCAGTCGGCCGAGGTGGGCACCCCGGTGGGGACGGTCGTGTTCAAGCTGACGGCGGGCGGTGACGCGGGCGAGGTGACCGCGAGCAGTCTGGTCATCGACGGCGAGGACCTGGTCGGCGACGCCCGGTTCGGCACCGCCGAGATCGGCCGGGACGCCTCAACTCTGGACGCCGTCAAGGGAGTTCAGGGCGAGAAGGGCAAGTTCGGACTTCAGGCCGGGGACATCGAGGTCGCGGGCGTGCGGTCGCACGCCTGGTCGGCGACCGGCGGCAACTTCCGGCTGAAGGGGATGAAGGTCGATGTGAGCCTCGGCGGCAAGAAGTGCTTCTGA
- a CDS encoding TetR/AcrR family transcriptional regulator: MNNSQQGGTTERSQVRRSELIATGRKLFADTSYDALSMDDIAKHAKVAKGLIYYYFKSKRGYYLAIVEDSVADLVSRAGSDTDLPRAERVHRTIDGYLRYAEHHQAAYRTIVTGGVGFDTQVQAIRDAVRQELIATLAEGAYGTRDIPVLARLALLGWLGSVESVTLDWLGALEPSRDTVRELLVRMLRRTLDTIEEFEPSCPSPEPDGP; this comes from the coding sequence TTGAATAATAGTCAACAGGGCGGTACGACCGAGAGATCCCAGGTCCGTCGCTCCGAACTCATCGCAACCGGCCGCAAGTTGTTCGCCGACACCTCCTATGACGCGCTGTCGATGGACGACATCGCCAAGCACGCCAAAGTCGCCAAGGGCCTGATCTACTACTACTTCAAGTCCAAGCGGGGCTACTACCTGGCCATCGTCGAGGACTCCGTCGCCGATCTGGTGTCCCGCGCCGGGAGCGACACCGACCTGCCCCGCGCCGAACGCGTCCACCGCACCATCGACGGCTACCTCCGCTACGCCGAGCACCACCAGGCGGCGTACCGCACGATCGTCACCGGCGGCGTCGGCTTCGACACCCAGGTGCAGGCGATCCGGGACGCGGTGCGCCAGGAACTGATCGCCACCCTCGCCGAGGGCGCCTACGGCACCCGGGACATCCCCGTCCTGGCGCGTCTCGCGCTGCTCGGCTGGCTGGGCAGCGTGGAGAGCGTCACCCTGGACTGGCTGGGCGCCCTGGAGCCCTCCCGCGACACCGTGCGCGAACTGCTGGTGCGGATGCTGCGGCGCACCCTGGACACCATCGAGGAGTTCGAGCCGTCCTGCCCCTCGCCGGAGCCGGACGGTCCCTAG